A genomic region of Raphanus sativus cultivar WK10039 chromosome 6, ASM80110v3, whole genome shotgun sequence contains the following coding sequences:
- the LOC108807005 gene encoding tyrosine-protein phosphatase DSP2 isoform X1 has protein sequence MKLIEKTMNKFTKAEEEEDDGSEIFQMIEVAKVDQSNVSLPPPSAGDSATPLVEVSADELNLIPPLNFSMVHNGIFRSGFPDVSNFSFLKTLGLRSIISLCPEAYPENNMQFLKSNGIKLFQFGIKGYKCSPGLENEVWLHLWNSKHQKEGSYTNANSKTSEPFVNIPDYKIREALKVLLDEKNHPLLIHCNRGKHRTGCLVGCMRKLQKWCLTSIFDEYQRFAAAKARVSDQRFMELFDVSSFKQMPLSFSCSSS, from the exons ATGAAACTGATTGAGAAGACGATGAACAAGTTTACCAAGgctgaggaggaagaagatgatggaagCGAGATCTTCCAGATGATCGAAGTAGCTAAGGTTGACCAGAGCAACGTATCTCTGCCGCCGCCATCGGCTGGTGATTCTGCTACACCATTGGTAGAGGTTTCCGCCGACGAACTTAACTTGATTCCTCCCTTGAACTTCTCGATGGTCCACAACGGTATCTTCCGGTCTGGATTCCCGGACGTGTCTAACTTCTCATTCCTCAAGACTCTTGGTCTTCGCTCAATCAT ATCTCTGTGTCCAGAGGCGTATCCTGAGAACAACATGCAGTTCCTCAAATCTAATGGAATTAAGCTTTTCCAGTTTGGCATTAAAGGCTACAAG TGTTCCCCAGGATTAGAGAACGAGGTTTGGTTGCATCTTTGGAACTCTAAGCATCAGAAAGAGGGTTCCTATACAAATGCAAATTCAAAAACTTCG GAGCCATTTGTAAATATACCAGATTATAAAATCCGTGAAGCACTTAAAGTCCTTCTCG acGAGAAGAACCATCCACTTCTGATTCATTGCAACCGAGGAAAG CATAGGACTGGGTGTCTTGTTGGGTGCATGAGGAAACTCCAGAAATGGTGTTTGACATCGATATTCGACGAGTACCAGCGATTTGCAGCGGCTAAAGCTAGAGTTTCAGATCAAAGGTTCATGGAGTTATTCGATGTTTCGAGCTTCAAGCAGATGCCACTGTCTTTCTCTTGCTCCAGTAGCTAG
- the LOC108813494 gene encoding uncharacterized protein LOC108813494 isoform X1, which translates to MGNSEETKCVFPLTSLQIGDMQSYISDLSIFMGNKSKKTYIFVDNQPWSNPGIRSAHLWQIVVTNYRRSPFANKGREEKKKQEDGDAEEEKKITKEACSQQNNKKTDNVKKWYSLIDATTFSKKKLPAKKLDETFYGFIVFEVEWANVRGISYFNELQIDTSLAIEAKLMRRWEFESIDHAVTNMSQWFSGSKPEGSCLMEYLDPSKGEVFHDASVNFSNFDDEVETDSPCCSRSVFSVDHSIADYDENEPHTPPLTGPYKRRRVSKAITNGDEVDYTEETPKSKDYSFDHWESHVPDGETIIEATQFKDALVLVRFGDRDLPFKLREVIMSDIRLLTLLEAGLPSWVLFLQSYPCLCHLYRPWMCLLARALYVMISVITVVIGFYDLYKNVPVLKATASRLCGPLFDWVETWDMVSRIKYLGTMLFLHNVQKAVRWGLTMARGMQSFFSVLVMPLVNPLLEVLGLLLPVWNSLAETVLSLVSVVWLVIECGCNLVGDVVEVVLLPIWLIVTVVCNIINTVLLPLFWILWEVLYAPIRVVVALSNGLALSFSYIFDVVGDLWRYMSSLVQFASDSQAAVKTYEVSMWRTLWNDLFSHVFRAVRSILNGFVAFFAACNKHRLSIYNHIQDFIKRLRGRTLRARDSKHDRSAKNHQRTGDDTRRKLHLA; encoded by the exons ATGGGGAATAGTGAAGAAACAAAATGTGTTTTCCCCTTGACGAGTCTCCAGATCGG AGACATGCAATCATATATTTCTGACCTCAGCATATTCATGGggaataaaagtaaaaaaacgTACATATTTGTGGACAACCAGCCATGGTCTAATCCCGGCATCCGATCTGCTCACTTATGGCAGATAGTGGTTACAAAT tatAGACGCTCCCCTTTTGCAAACAAAGGTCGAGAGGAGAAGAAAAAGCAGGAGGATGGGGATgcagaggaggagaagaagataacTAAAGAGGCGTGTTCCCAGCAAAACAATAAGAAAACGGATAATGTTAAGAAATGGTACTCCTTGATCGATGCGACAACGTTTTCTAAGAAGAAACTACCTGCAAAGAAACTGGACGAGACCTTCTACGGTTTCATCGTGTTTGAAGTTGAATGGGCCAATGTGAGGGGTATCAGTTACTTTAATGAGCTACAG ATAGACACTTCTCTTGCTATAGAAGCTAAGTTGATGCGAAGGTGGGAGTTTGAGAGTATCGATCACGCTGTAACAAACATGTCTCAATGGTTCTCTGGATCAAAACCTGAAGGATCTTGCTTAATGGAATATCTTGATCCATCCAAAG GAGAGGTTTTTCATGACGCTTCAGTAAATTTCTCAAATTTTGATGATGAAGTGGAAACTGACTCTCCTTGCTGTTCAAGAAGTGTCTTCAGCGTTGACCATTCTATTGCAGATTATGATGAAAACGAACCCCACACACCGCCTCTCACTGGACCAtacaagagaagaagagtaaGTAAAGCAATCACAAACGGAGATGAAGTTGACTATACGGAGGAAACACCCAAAAGTAAAGATTACTCATTCGACCACTGGGAAAGCCATGTACCTGATGGTGAGACCATCATCGAAGCGACACAGTTCAAAGATGCCCTAGTTCTCGTTAGGTTTGGTGACCGTGACCTCCCCTTCAAATTGCGAGAGGTTATAATGTCCGACATACGCTTGCTCACTCTACTCGAAGCTGGCCTCCCTTCTTGGGTCTTGTTTCTTCAGTCTTACCCTTGCTTGTGCCATCTTTACCGTCCCTGGATGTGTCTTCTCGCCAGAGCACTGTACGTGATGATATCAGTCATCACCGTTGTGATTGGCTTCTACGACCTGTACAAAAACGTCCCTGTCCTAAAAGCCACCGCCTCACGTCTCTGCGGACCGCTCTTCGATTGGGTTGAAACATGGGACATGGTGTCACGGATAAAGTACCTGGGAACGATGTTGTTTCTCCACAACGTTCAGAAAGCTGTCAGGTGGGGTCTGACGATGGCGCGTGGGATGCAGTCGTTCTTCTCTGTACTCGTGATGCCTCTGGTTAACCCTCTTTTAGAGGTTCTTGGTTTGCTCCTGCCGGTATGGAACTCGCTTGCGGAGACAGTGTTGAGCTTGGTTTCAGTTGTTTGGTTAGTGATCGAGTGTGGTTGCAATCTCGTTGGTGATGTAGTAGAAGTGGTGCTTTTGCCTATTTGGTTGATCGTCACAGTAGTTTGTAACATCA TAAATACTGTGTTGCTGCCTCTGTTTTGGATCTTATGGGAAGTGTTATATGCACCGATCAGGGTGGTGGTTGCATTGTCCAACGGTTTAGCTTTATCCTTCTCATACATATTCGATGTCGTCGGAGACTTGTGGAGGTACATGAGCAGCTTAGTGCAGTTTGCATCAGATTCTCAAGCAGCTGTGAAGACTTATGAAGTTTCCATGTGGCGTACGCTTTGGAACGACCTGTTTTCTCAT GTTTTCCGTGCAGTCAGGAGTATATTAAACGGATTTGTAGCCTTCTTTGCTGCATGTAACAAACATCGGCTTAG TATATATAACCACATACAAGACTTTATCAAGAGACTACGTGGACGAACCTTAAGAGCTAGAGACTCAAAACATGATAGGTCTGCGAAGAACCATCAACGTACA GGAGATGATACGAGAAGGAAGTTGCACCTTGCATAG
- the LOC108835280 gene encoding AUGMIN subunit 2 has product MSMGSESTWVGKKPIRRIGGLSDALSIASDLGYAVAPPPSQEELQSLASSNGERGDDLVKVLRELSSVQRKIADLQVELQGRKDDKNVAHLIHVTEMQKKIETLSRITQILKDVIQNKDRIIARLQQPYSLDCIPVEAEYQKQFSELLMRAASDYGALTASVSDFQWSQNFKEPPSVWGEMLRPIPVALASCTRFFEAMSAMRESFATLQDLRVGNSAASLPTTPGGDELSQRDSDCVTPTGSSFDDLAV; this is encoded by the exons ATGTCGATGGGAAGCGAGTCGACATGGGTGGGGAAGAAACCGATCCGGCGCATAGGCGGATTATCTGATGCTCTCTCCATCGCCTCCGATCTCGGTTACGCCGTCGCTCCTCCTCCGTCTCAG GAAGAGTTACAAAGCTTGGCGTCTTCAAATGGCGAAAGAGGCGATGATTTGGTAAAGGTTTTGAGAGAGTTATCTTCTGTTCAGAGAAAAATTGCAGACTTGCAGGTCGAGCTTCAAGGGAGGAAG GATGATAAGAATGTGGCTCATTTGATTCATGTGACTGAAATGCAAAAGAAAATCGAGACTTTGTCAAGAATTACTCAAATACTGAAAGATGTTATACAAAATAAG GATCGCATCATTGCTCGTCTCCAACAACCTTATTCACTAGATTGCATTCCAGTTGAAGCAGAATATCAG aaacaatTTTCAGAGTTGCTAATGAGAGCGGCCAGTGATTATGGCGCCCTAACAGCATCAGTGTCTGATTTTCAGTGGAGCCAAAACTTTAAAGAACCTCCTTCAGTCTGGGGG GAAATGCTGCGTCCAATACCGGTGGCACTAGCGTCATGCACGAGATTCTTTGAGGCCATGTCTGCGATGAGAGAATCATTTGCGACTCTTCAAGACCTTCGAGTGGGTAACTCTGCAGCTTCTTTACCAACAACCCCAGGAGGTGACGAATTGTCACAAAGAGACTCAGATTGTGTGACTCCAACAGGTTCGAGCTTCGACGACTTGGCTGTTTAG
- the LOC108807005 gene encoding tyrosine-protein phosphatase DSP2 isoform X2, which yields MKLIEKTMNKFTKAEEEEDDGSEIFQMIEVAKVDQSNVSLPPPSAGDSATPLVEVSADELNLIPPLNFSMVHNGIFRSGFPDVSNFSFLKTLGLRSIISLCPEAYPENNMQFLKSNGIKLFQFGIKGYKEPFVNIPDYKIREALKVLLDEKNHPLLIHCNRGKHRTGCLVGCMRKLQKWCLTSIFDEYQRFAAAKARVSDQRFMELFDVSSFKQMPLSFSCSSS from the exons ATGAAACTGATTGAGAAGACGATGAACAAGTTTACCAAGgctgaggaggaagaagatgatggaagCGAGATCTTCCAGATGATCGAAGTAGCTAAGGTTGACCAGAGCAACGTATCTCTGCCGCCGCCATCGGCTGGTGATTCTGCTACACCATTGGTAGAGGTTTCCGCCGACGAACTTAACTTGATTCCTCCCTTGAACTTCTCGATGGTCCACAACGGTATCTTCCGGTCTGGATTCCCGGACGTGTCTAACTTCTCATTCCTCAAGACTCTTGGTCTTCGCTCAATCAT ATCTCTGTGTCCAGAGGCGTATCCTGAGAACAACATGCAGTTCCTCAAATCTAATGGAATTAAGCTTTTCCAGTTTGGCATTAAAGGCTACAAG GAGCCATTTGTAAATATACCAGATTATAAAATCCGTGAAGCACTTAAAGTCCTTCTCG acGAGAAGAACCATCCACTTCTGATTCATTGCAACCGAGGAAAG CATAGGACTGGGTGTCTTGTTGGGTGCATGAGGAAACTCCAGAAATGGTGTTTGACATCGATATTCGACGAGTACCAGCGATTTGCAGCGGCTAAAGCTAGAGTTTCAGATCAAAGGTTCATGGAGTTATTCGATGTTTCGAGCTTCAAGCAGATGCCACTGTCTTTCTCTTGCTCCAGTAGCTAG
- the LOC108810700 gene encoding uncharacterized protein LOC108810700, with translation MFNRKAMVKKKQGMVDAVDDPDLSLTKIMKDVQLFASSHMTWKDNKALENQKVTQLGGKPEKKQRLPLSVARVQMKKQKEREDKMLEQNMIIGQYGGTSRKKPAEKKRKPEERVLKSTFGNFRGGVLDVKDLLRFGSARSNDGYNNYGKNTNKSNLSKGIGGGGDIKNNRKKAVKGKGKSK, from the exons ATGTTTAATCGCAAAGCAATGGTGAAGAAAAAACAAGGCATGGTGGATGCCGTTGATGATCCTGACCTGAGCCTTACAAAGATCATGAAAGATGTTCAGCTCTTTG CTAGCTCACATATGACATGGAAGGATAATAAAGCATTGGAGAATCAGAAAGTCACTCAACTTGGTGGAAAG CCTGAAAAGAAACAGAGGCTACCCCTCAGTGTAGCACGTGTACAGATGAAGaaacagaaagaaagagaagataaGATGTTGGAACAG AATATGATTATTGGACAATATGGTGGTACAAGTAGGAAGAAACCTGCAGAGAAGAAGCGTAAGCCAGAGGAGAGAGTCTTGAAATCAACTTTCGGGAATTTCAGGGGTGGTGTTCTTGATGTTAAGGATTTGCTACGTTTTGGTTCTGCAAGAAGTAATGACGGATATAACAATTACGGTAAGAACACGAACAAGTCCAATTTGTCCAAAGGcattggaggaggaggagacatcAAGAATAATAGAAAGAAGGCggtaaaaggaaaaggaaaaagcAAGTAA
- the LOC108813494 gene encoding uncharacterized protein LOC108813494 isoform X3: protein MLYRRSPFANKGREEKKKQEDGDAEEEKKITKEACSQQNNKKTDNVKKWYSLIDATTFSKKKLPAKKLDETFYGFIVFEVEWANVRGISYFNELQIDTSLAIEAKLMRRWEFESIDHAVTNMSQWFSGSKPEGSCLMEYLDPSKGEVFHDASVNFSNFDDEVETDSPCCSRSVFSVDHSIADYDENEPHTPPLTGPYKRRRVSKAITNGDEVDYTEETPKSKDYSFDHWESHVPDGETIIEATQFKDALVLVRFGDRDLPFKLREVIMSDIRLLTLLEAGLPSWVLFLQSYPCLCHLYRPWMCLLARALYVMISVITVVIGFYDLYKNVPVLKATASRLCGPLFDWVETWDMVSRIKYLGTMLFLHNVQKAVRWGLTMARGMQSFFSVLVMPLVNPLLEVLGLLLPVWNSLAETVLSLVSVVWLVIECGCNLVGDVVEVVLLPIWLIVTVVCNIINTVLLPLFWILWEVLYAPIRVVVALSNGLALSFSYIFDVVGDLWRYMSSLVQFASDSQAAVKTYEVSMWRTLWNDLFSHVFRAVRSILNGFVAFFAACNKHRLSIYNHIQDFIKRLRGRTLRARDSKHDRSAKNHQRTGDDTRRKLHLA from the exons ATGTTG tatAGACGCTCCCCTTTTGCAAACAAAGGTCGAGAGGAGAAGAAAAAGCAGGAGGATGGGGATgcagaggaggagaagaagataacTAAAGAGGCGTGTTCCCAGCAAAACAATAAGAAAACGGATAATGTTAAGAAATGGTACTCCTTGATCGATGCGACAACGTTTTCTAAGAAGAAACTACCTGCAAAGAAACTGGACGAGACCTTCTACGGTTTCATCGTGTTTGAAGTTGAATGGGCCAATGTGAGGGGTATCAGTTACTTTAATGAGCTACAG ATAGACACTTCTCTTGCTATAGAAGCTAAGTTGATGCGAAGGTGGGAGTTTGAGAGTATCGATCACGCTGTAACAAACATGTCTCAATGGTTCTCTGGATCAAAACCTGAAGGATCTTGCTTAATGGAATATCTTGATCCATCCAAAG GAGAGGTTTTTCATGACGCTTCAGTAAATTTCTCAAATTTTGATGATGAAGTGGAAACTGACTCTCCTTGCTGTTCAAGAAGTGTCTTCAGCGTTGACCATTCTATTGCAGATTATGATGAAAACGAACCCCACACACCGCCTCTCACTGGACCAtacaagagaagaagagtaaGTAAAGCAATCACAAACGGAGATGAAGTTGACTATACGGAGGAAACACCCAAAAGTAAAGATTACTCATTCGACCACTGGGAAAGCCATGTACCTGATGGTGAGACCATCATCGAAGCGACACAGTTCAAAGATGCCCTAGTTCTCGTTAGGTTTGGTGACCGTGACCTCCCCTTCAAATTGCGAGAGGTTATAATGTCCGACATACGCTTGCTCACTCTACTCGAAGCTGGCCTCCCTTCTTGGGTCTTGTTTCTTCAGTCTTACCCTTGCTTGTGCCATCTTTACCGTCCCTGGATGTGTCTTCTCGCCAGAGCACTGTACGTGATGATATCAGTCATCACCGTTGTGATTGGCTTCTACGACCTGTACAAAAACGTCCCTGTCCTAAAAGCCACCGCCTCACGTCTCTGCGGACCGCTCTTCGATTGGGTTGAAACATGGGACATGGTGTCACGGATAAAGTACCTGGGAACGATGTTGTTTCTCCACAACGTTCAGAAAGCTGTCAGGTGGGGTCTGACGATGGCGCGTGGGATGCAGTCGTTCTTCTCTGTACTCGTGATGCCTCTGGTTAACCCTCTTTTAGAGGTTCTTGGTTTGCTCCTGCCGGTATGGAACTCGCTTGCGGAGACAGTGTTGAGCTTGGTTTCAGTTGTTTGGTTAGTGATCGAGTGTGGTTGCAATCTCGTTGGTGATGTAGTAGAAGTGGTGCTTTTGCCTATTTGGTTGATCGTCACAGTAGTTTGTAACATCA TAAATACTGTGTTGCTGCCTCTGTTTTGGATCTTATGGGAAGTGTTATATGCACCGATCAGGGTGGTGGTTGCATTGTCCAACGGTTTAGCTTTATCCTTCTCATACATATTCGATGTCGTCGGAGACTTGTGGAGGTACATGAGCAGCTTAGTGCAGTTTGCATCAGATTCTCAAGCAGCTGTGAAGACTTATGAAGTTTCCATGTGGCGTACGCTTTGGAACGACCTGTTTTCTCAT GTTTTCCGTGCAGTCAGGAGTATATTAAACGGATTTGTAGCCTTCTTTGCTGCATGTAACAAACATCGGCTTAG TATATATAACCACATACAAGACTTTATCAAGAGACTACGTGGACGAACCTTAAGAGCTAGAGACTCAAAACATGATAGGTCTGCGAAGAACCATCAACGTACA GGAGATGATACGAGAAGGAAGTTGCACCTTGCATAG
- the LOC108813494 gene encoding uncharacterized protein LOC108813494 isoform X2, protein MCFPLDESPDRYRRSPFANKGREEKKKQEDGDAEEEKKITKEACSQQNNKKTDNVKKWYSLIDATTFSKKKLPAKKLDETFYGFIVFEVEWANVRGISYFNELQIDTSLAIEAKLMRRWEFESIDHAVTNMSQWFSGSKPEGSCLMEYLDPSKGEVFHDASVNFSNFDDEVETDSPCCSRSVFSVDHSIADYDENEPHTPPLTGPYKRRRVSKAITNGDEVDYTEETPKSKDYSFDHWESHVPDGETIIEATQFKDALVLVRFGDRDLPFKLREVIMSDIRLLTLLEAGLPSWVLFLQSYPCLCHLYRPWMCLLARALYVMISVITVVIGFYDLYKNVPVLKATASRLCGPLFDWVETWDMVSRIKYLGTMLFLHNVQKAVRWGLTMARGMQSFFSVLVMPLVNPLLEVLGLLLPVWNSLAETVLSLVSVVWLVIECGCNLVGDVVEVVLLPIWLIVTVVCNIINTVLLPLFWILWEVLYAPIRVVVALSNGLALSFSYIFDVVGDLWRYMSSLVQFASDSQAAVKTYEVSMWRTLWNDLFSHVFRAVRSILNGFVAFFAACNKHRLSIYNHIQDFIKRLRGRTLRARDSKHDRSAKNHQRTGDDTRRKLHLA, encoded by the exons ATGTGTTTTCCCCTTGACGAGTCTCCAGATCGG tatAGACGCTCCCCTTTTGCAAACAAAGGTCGAGAGGAGAAGAAAAAGCAGGAGGATGGGGATgcagaggaggagaagaagataacTAAAGAGGCGTGTTCCCAGCAAAACAATAAGAAAACGGATAATGTTAAGAAATGGTACTCCTTGATCGATGCGACAACGTTTTCTAAGAAGAAACTACCTGCAAAGAAACTGGACGAGACCTTCTACGGTTTCATCGTGTTTGAAGTTGAATGGGCCAATGTGAGGGGTATCAGTTACTTTAATGAGCTACAG ATAGACACTTCTCTTGCTATAGAAGCTAAGTTGATGCGAAGGTGGGAGTTTGAGAGTATCGATCACGCTGTAACAAACATGTCTCAATGGTTCTCTGGATCAAAACCTGAAGGATCTTGCTTAATGGAATATCTTGATCCATCCAAAG GAGAGGTTTTTCATGACGCTTCAGTAAATTTCTCAAATTTTGATGATGAAGTGGAAACTGACTCTCCTTGCTGTTCAAGAAGTGTCTTCAGCGTTGACCATTCTATTGCAGATTATGATGAAAACGAACCCCACACACCGCCTCTCACTGGACCAtacaagagaagaagagtaaGTAAAGCAATCACAAACGGAGATGAAGTTGACTATACGGAGGAAACACCCAAAAGTAAAGATTACTCATTCGACCACTGGGAAAGCCATGTACCTGATGGTGAGACCATCATCGAAGCGACACAGTTCAAAGATGCCCTAGTTCTCGTTAGGTTTGGTGACCGTGACCTCCCCTTCAAATTGCGAGAGGTTATAATGTCCGACATACGCTTGCTCACTCTACTCGAAGCTGGCCTCCCTTCTTGGGTCTTGTTTCTTCAGTCTTACCCTTGCTTGTGCCATCTTTACCGTCCCTGGATGTGTCTTCTCGCCAGAGCACTGTACGTGATGATATCAGTCATCACCGTTGTGATTGGCTTCTACGACCTGTACAAAAACGTCCCTGTCCTAAAAGCCACCGCCTCACGTCTCTGCGGACCGCTCTTCGATTGGGTTGAAACATGGGACATGGTGTCACGGATAAAGTACCTGGGAACGATGTTGTTTCTCCACAACGTTCAGAAAGCTGTCAGGTGGGGTCTGACGATGGCGCGTGGGATGCAGTCGTTCTTCTCTGTACTCGTGATGCCTCTGGTTAACCCTCTTTTAGAGGTTCTTGGTTTGCTCCTGCCGGTATGGAACTCGCTTGCGGAGACAGTGTTGAGCTTGGTTTCAGTTGTTTGGTTAGTGATCGAGTGTGGTTGCAATCTCGTTGGTGATGTAGTAGAAGTGGTGCTTTTGCCTATTTGGTTGATCGTCACAGTAGTTTGTAACATCA TAAATACTGTGTTGCTGCCTCTGTTTTGGATCTTATGGGAAGTGTTATATGCACCGATCAGGGTGGTGGTTGCATTGTCCAACGGTTTAGCTTTATCCTTCTCATACATATTCGATGTCGTCGGAGACTTGTGGAGGTACATGAGCAGCTTAGTGCAGTTTGCATCAGATTCTCAAGCAGCTGTGAAGACTTATGAAGTTTCCATGTGGCGTACGCTTTGGAACGACCTGTTTTCTCAT GTTTTCCGTGCAGTCAGGAGTATATTAAACGGATTTGTAGCCTTCTTTGCTGCATGTAACAAACATCGGCTTAG TATATATAACCACATACAAGACTTTATCAAGAGACTACGTGGACGAACCTTAAGAGCTAGAGACTCAAAACATGATAGGTCTGCGAAGAACCATCAACGTACA GGAGATGATACGAGAAGGAAGTTGCACCTTGCATAG